The sequence below is a genomic window from Acidobacteriota bacterium.
ATTATCGCCATCAACGTCGTGGTGTTCCTTCTCTTTCAAAAGGCGGTGATGTCCCCTGAGGGCGTTCGCTTCACGTACGGTTATTCGGTAGTGCCTTATGAGATAACGACCGGCGTCGACCTGAAAGGACCTATCGTATTGCCAGGCGCAGGGTCCGAGCTCGGACCTCGGCTTGGACAACGTCCGGTGGAGATACCGGAGGCGCCCGGCCCTTCCCCCATCTACTTGACTCTGCTCACGGCGATGTTCATGCACGGCGGCTGGATGCATATCATCGGCAACATGCTTTACCTGTTCATATTCGGAGACAACATCGAAGACAACTTCGGACACGGGAAGTTTCTGATCTTTTACTTGGTATGCGGATTCGCGGCGTCGTTCTCCCACATCTTCGTTGACCCGAATTCCCCGATCCCATCGCTGGGAGCGTCGGGCGCGATCGCTGGAGTGCTCGGCGCCTACCTTATCCTGTTCCCCCGCAATCGCGTTCGAACCTTACTGCCACTGGGATTCCTGTGGACGACGATCGAGCTTCCGGCCGTCGTCGTGCTTGGCTTCTGGATTGTGATTCAGATTTTCAGCCAGTATACGGCTACGTTCAGCCCAGGCTCTGGGGGAGGAGTCGCCTACATGGCGCACATCGGCGGCTTCGCCACCGGACTCTTGCTTTGCTTCCTGTTCCGCAACCGCAACAACGCTTCCTATCGGTGAAACCGGTTCGCATTGACCGGAATTGGTCTGCGCTAATATCAGTCTGGAGCCTCTCGCCTTAGTCAGAGGGGTGGAAGGAGCCGCCGATGTCCACAGAAGTCCTGGAACACTCAGGTCTGGTAATTGAAGAGACTCCGGCGGAGGCGATGAATCTTCCCGAGCTGGACACGTTCGGGTACAAGTACCAAGGCAAAGAGATAAACATATCGTTCACCTGTCCGGAATTCACGGCGATCTGCCCGTTCTCGGACTTCCCCGATTTCGCAACGATCAAGATCGACTACGTACCCGCTGAGCTTTGCGTCGAGTTGAAGTCGCTCAAGCTCTACATAAACGCGTTCAGGCCGGTGAAGATATTTCACGAACACGTCGTCAATCGGATCCTCGAAGACTTTGTGCGTGCCTGCGATCCGGTGGCCGTCGATATCGAAGGCGACTTCCACATCCGAGGCAATATCAAGACTGTCATCCGCGCTTCGTATCGGCGAGAGAAATAGTTCGGGGTTCGGGGTTCAGGGTTCAGGGTTCGGGGTCCAGGGTTCGGGGTTCAGGGTTCGGGGTCCAGGGTTCAGGGTTCGGGGTTCGGTTCAGGCTTAGGTGCCGGACGCTGATTGTTACGGCAAATAGGCAATCTAAGTAATTAACGTTCAACCGGGAACCTCAAACTCCGAACCCTGAACCCCGAACTCTGAACCCCGAACCCTGAACTCTGAACCCCGAACCCCGAGCATTCCCATGGAGATGGAGAAGACATTCTACGTGGTCACCTTCAAGCCCGCTTATCTGGAGCTTCTGCGGGAGAAGACCTCTCGCCCCGAGGCTCCGCGCGAAGAAGGTGAGGAGATCGGGACCCACCGAATGATCGTCGCAATCACTCAGGGTGGATTCGGTCAGGACGTCGTGGACGACGAACGGCAAGCGAAGGAACGATTTCTCGAGTATCTCTTTTTCTCGAGCGATGTCGATCTGGCGCGAACGGCTGAGGTCTTCGATCAGTATTTCGAGATGGAGCAGGCCGGCGAGTTTGTCGACCTCGATGAAGAGGTATGAACGTGCGCTTCGGTTGATAATCAAAGACTGCGGAATCACTCAATCGGCCGGGTAAAAGGGAAGGGCTCGGAAAGCGTGCCGTCCGGATTCTTTACCTTGAGCGTTACCGGAATGCCTTGCGGTATCTTCTTTCCTGCCTTCTTGCACCTGAGCAAGTGCGAAAAGTCCTCGTCGTTCAAAGTTCCTTGGTCTACCTCATCAAGAAAGACGATGGCGCCCATCTGGAAGCTCTCGCCAAACACCAGCAGTTTCTTTCCGTTGACCGAAGCGCTGAATATCTTGGGCAGCGTAGCTGACCCGTCGCCCGTTATTGTGAACGCGTCGCTGAGGGCCTGAACCGCGTCGCCCGACTTTTTGCCCACCAGGATTCGAATCACGGCGTGGGTAGTTGGAGTGTTCGGAACCGTCCAATCGTGACTGGTAACCTGCGGATCGGTCGTGAAGGCAACCAGGTTCGTTATCGGGAATGTCGCCCCGTCATCGGTTGAGTAACGCAGCTCGATGTTGTCGATGTTTGTTGGCCCGGTCGTGGCCCAATTGATCATGAAGTGGGAACCGGCCGGCAGCACCAGGCCACCCGGTTGTGATTGCAACGAAACGGTCACTGCGCTGGTCGGGGAATCGGAGGAGAGGTTGCTGGTGTAGATATAGTCCTCCTGATTGGTTCCGTCGCCGTTGGCTGCGTTGCCGGCAAACCAAAAGCGAACCGTGCCGATGTCAGTGGAAGGCGCAGTCCACCGAACTTGCCACGTTCGACTAGCCGCGCCGTTGGGAAAAGTTCCAATCTCGGCATGCTCGATGTATTGCCTTCCTCCGATGCCCGTCTCCAGGTTCACCAGCGTGTCGGAAGCCAGCGACGCAAGAGTCCCGGCTCTGTTCCCCTTCTGATCGATCGCCGTAAGCTGGAAGCCGAACCTCTTACGTTTGTTCTGTTGCTGTTGGACGGTCACCATCAGCGTGTATTGTTCTCCCGGGGTGTAGATCGAAGGCACTCCATCTATACGAACGCTGCCTGACCCGACATTTGGATCGTGAAAAGTATCGTGGCACGCGGTGCAGTTGCCAAGATCACCCGGCGCGTTGGTGTAACCCGCATCCGGGCCGGTGACCTTAGCGTAAGCCACGGCAGTCACAAACAAGATCACAACGACTGATTGCAGCTTTCGTGTACCGTACAGCCCAAACATAACCTGTCATCCTTCACATCCCGAGCTTGCCGCTCGCTTGTTGGCCAGATGAGTCGCAGGACCTGCGCGGCCAAACTCATCCTCCCGACGGCGCTAGCCCAGGAACCCCAAGTTGGGATAATTCGCTCCAAGTATCGACTGCGAATCCGCGCCGAGCCACTTGTCTAAAATCGTCGAATACATGGAACGGAAATCGACCTTGAACTTCATGTTGCCGGCGTTGTCGAGATCGCTGAGCGAAGGCTGCTCGCCGTAGAGCCCGCCATGCACCGGATTGCCGATGACAAACAACGGCGTCTGCGTCCCGTGATCGCATCCCTTGGAAGCATTCTCGTTGGGACGCCGGCCGAACTCGGTCCAGTTCATGATTACAACATTATCGGCGAGGTTGTGGGCCGCCAGATCGTCGTAAAAAGTCTTCACCCCGAGCGAGAAGGCCTTCAACAAGGTTGCGTGCTGACCTTTTGTCTTATCGGTAAAATTGTCCGCAGTCGTGCCGATCTCCTGCGAGTGATGATCGAAGCCGCCCAATCGCACGTAAAGCAGGTTCGCATCCGGGATAGTGATGATGAGCTGTGCAACCATCTTGAGCGCCGAAGCGAAACTTACAGCCGTGGCCGAGGGCTGGTTGTTGGTCGGATAGGTAGCCCCCGGCGTGTAGGTCCCAACGGCCGCCCTTATTTGCGCGGCGCCCTCTTCGGCATCGAACCCGGCTCTGGCGATGGCGTCGATGAAGCTGTTCGGTTGAAAGCTCCGGGTGCTGGTCGATTTAAAGGTGTTTAGCTGATTGTTCTTGTCTCCGGCAAACCGCGCATCAGTCTGAAATGTGTAGTTGACGAAGGGATCACTTCCACCGGCCGGCGCAATGTTGGGGATCACGACCTTGTCCGCATGAAGGGTCTTGGGTAGCACGTTCCCGATAGAAACAGCCGACAACCCGGGCTTACCAATCAGCTTCTGGTCGGCGTACCTTCCGAGCCACCCGCTCCCCGCGCCGGTTAGATTGGCCGTCTGCCAGATGTCCATCGAGAAGAAGTGAGATAGGTTGGGGCTCGGATAGCCCGCGCCAAGCACTATGGCTACGCGTCCCGCGTCGTAAAGCGATTTCAGTTCGCCCATCGCGGGATTCAAGCCGAACGGGTCGTTCCCGAGAATGGTGGACGCGCCGTTCTCGTCTTTGAGTTCCGTGTCTTTGAAAC
It includes:
- a CDS encoding choice-of-anchor V domain-containing protein; translation: MFGLYGTRKLQSVVVILFVTAVAYAKVTGPDAGYTNAPGDLGNCTACHDTFHDPNVGSGSVRIDGVPSIYTPGEQYTLMVTVQQQQNKRKRFGFQLTAIDQKGNRAGTLASLASDTLVNLETGIGGRQYIEHAEIGTFPNGAASRTWQVRWTAPSTDIGTVRFWFAGNAANGDGTNQEDYIYTSNLSSDSPTSAVTVSLQSQPGGLVLPAGSHFMINWATTGPTNIDNIELRYSTDDGATFPITNLVAFTTDPQVTSHDWTVPNTPTTHAVIRILVGKKSGDAVQALSDAFTITGDGSATLPKIFSASVNGKKLLVFGESFQMGAIVFLDEVDQGTLNDEDFSHLLRCKKAGKKIPQGIPVTLKVKNPDGTLSEPFPFTRPIE
- a CDS encoding rhomboid family intramembrane serine protease, whose product is MLLPIGDDNEGRRTTPYIVYIIIAINVVVFLLFQKAVMSPEGVRFTYGYSVVPYEITTGVDLKGPIVLPGAGSELGPRLGQRPVEIPEAPGPSPIYLTLLTAMFMHGGWMHIIGNMLYLFIFGDNIEDNFGHGKFLIFYLVCGFAASFSHIFVDPNSPIPSLGASGAIAGVLGAYLILFPRNRVRTLLPLGFLWTTIELPAVVVLGFWIVIQIFSQYTATFSPGSGGGVAYMAHIGGFATGLLLCFLFRNRNNASYR
- a CDS encoding DUF1501 domain-containing protein; the encoded protein is MAINRRQFIKRSAGAVSVSLIMPRLWMGGAALGQQAAADPNRRVFVVIQLEGGNDGLNTVVPYTDSRYLTLRPTIGFKDTELKDENGASTILGNDPFGLNPAMGELKSLYDAGRVAIVLGAGYPSPNLSHFFSMDIWQTANLTGAGSGWLGRYADQKLIGKPGLSAVSIGNVLPKTLHADKVVIPNIAPAGGSDPFVNYTFQTDARFAGDKNNQLNTFKSTSTRSFQPNSFIDAIARAGFDAEEGAAQIRAAVGTYTPGATYPTNNQPSATAVSFASALKMVAQLIITIPDANLLYVRLGGFDHHSQEIGTTADNFTDKTKGQHATLLKAFSLGVKTFYDDLAAHNLADNVVIMNWTEFGRRPNENASKGCDHGTQTPLFVIGNPVHGGLYGEQPSLSDLDNAGNMKFKVDFRSMYSTILDKWLGADSQSILGANYPNLGFLG
- the queF gene encoding preQ(1) synthase, encoding MSTEVLEHSGLVIEETPAEAMNLPELDTFGYKYQGKEINISFTCPEFTAICPFSDFPDFATIKIDYVPAELCVELKSLKLYINAFRPVKIFHEHVVNRILEDFVRACDPVAVDIEGDFHIRGNIKTVIRASYRREK